TGTTGATGAAAAACAGGTGGTCGTGAGGTGACACAATGTGTTCAACAGGCTTTGAATGCTGCAGCAGTGTGCAGGAGTAGACATGCTGATCATTGAATAGAATTCTCTTGCGTTAAATGAGGAAAATGGGGAATAATTGGAATGTATCTACAGGATCACATCAATAATGTGAAGGGAAATTTAGCAATGTTCTTGGTATTTACAGACACTCATTCTAGATCTTTGCTGGACAGAATGTGAAAAATAAAGAGCCATGTGGAAGAATCTGATATAGAAGCAGCAAATGCAATAGCTTAATTAGGGTGAACTTTTATTTGATTTGGAAAGCTACATAACAAACTTTAACTCGGTGTTATAAGCATTTAATTATTTCTCACATAATGTGATGctgatttttttaaactgttttggtTCTTATTTTGAAGATGTTTGCAATTatcttcaaattattattattattatttgcaattattttctgtataatttgcTAGTTATTTATCAGTCAAAAAAGACTTACTGAGATTAAAAACATCATTTGCAAGAGTGAGCTGGCCAAgaaggcagcaaaaaaaaaaaaaaaaaaaaaaaaaacagacaacaaaacaatacaaatattatttaaaaaatacctattattaaattaaattagaaatAAATGTCCCCATAGTGCAAAATGTGTACAGTAAAAGTGTGAAAACAAACAAGGTCCAGTAAACCAAAGGAGTAAACACTGACACATCCCAGGTGAAAGATGAGAGTTTACCTCGTCAACTTCTCtaactttaaattaatattttaatgcacATTGTAGTTCCAGAAAACTCAAAGTCACTGTACTCAGTGAACTTTCAGAACACATTCTGAAAGACTCAACAAGTCCCTCCCATTGAGACACAAGGCTTCTCAAGGTGGAACAACATTAACATCTCTACTTTCACTCTGTCCTGGGACacaatgcagacacacacacaaacaaaccttGTATAAGTACACCTAAGTAGACCTTTGTAGACCTAAGACAAGATAGATCCTACCATAATTTTCTCTTGGTTACATATAAACAATTTTGAGTATTGTGGGGGGGGGGATCACAGCATCCCACTGTTTTCACAGCTCAGTTTGATATAATGatattaagattattattattattattattattattattattattattattattattattaacagtaaaaaATCTTAAGGATAAAAAGGGGCCGCTCACCTCTTCTAAAATCTGATCTATTCGACTCCAGAAGACGGGCTCCACCTGTTCTAGAGAGATCCAACCTGAGACTCGGGGATCTCTGTCCTTTTCTAAACTGAGCACCCTGGACTGCAGATCGGACGTCTTCAGGTAAAGCAACACGCAAACTCCAAACGAGATCAAACACAGTGCGGTGCACACGCATGTACCGTACACGTCCTTCCAGTTTGTCCAAAGGCGCTTTTGCCAAGGATGCTCCACGCAAGTCCTGCCATGGTTGGACTGGGGTGATACTCTCAATTTCGTGTCCTCCATGTCCTGTGAGACGTAGCTTATATAGTAAATATTTATCCACCACTTAATCAGGCTGAGCAGGGTCGGGGTTCAAATGAAGCGATTAAAAGTTCTCCTTACGGGTAATTAAAAGTTCACTGAAACATAACTCATtttcatctgaatatatatatatatacatatatatacatatatatgtatatatatcatcAATGCGACCTCAAGGGAGGCATGCTGTTGGTTCAAGTGCATGGAGATTGTGGTTCAGTAAGGTCCGGCTCTAATGGGAGTCCGCGCGGATGAGTCGTGCCATTTGACGGGTTTTTCTGACTGCTGCGCGCTTGAGTCTCTCTCAGAATGAAACCTGACACACACTCTACACACGGCACGGCAGGACCCTGCGCTTCTCTGTCCCGGATAAGCCCATCCTTTCGGTTTATTTAGGCTAAACGGCAGGGCGGGATTCACGGAGGAGCTGACTGACCCCTGCTTTGATCCAAGATCCGACTCTGGTGGGGTGGACGATATTTTTAGGTGCAGTGAATACGAGTGAAGTGGAAATGAAACACCACACAGTCATCCTAGCAGATACAACTGATTATTCATTCAGATATCTATTTCAAATTTCATTGAGAGAAGTCTTAAATTTACCATATGCCATTTAAAAACCCAATACAGGAGTTTGTGCGTCTGTTATTTATATAATTCAGTCAGTGTAGTGCATTTACATACTTGATCTCACACCGATTATGCTTGATAAACCGGCAACTTGTAAGCCAATGTAAACtccttaaagatatagttcacccaaaaatgaaaattcagtcattgagCACgtgtacatgcacaccaatacgctgattactccaaaaaatctgcttatttaaaaaaaatctgacaaagcaagaaattgCGTTACtgtctgcttttgatgtcaaaccctgaagaggcatgcgcacaacacatgcacacattgcaTAAGCCTGTAAGAAAGCctgtaaggtgtttacatgctctgcgaaatcggcgtaatgggcaaaaatctatggcaTGACTCAAATTTACACGTAAACCTTAAACCGacaaacagtccttgaaatggtctatgcACAGCTCCACACatgagatggggcgttcaagcaagaG
The genomic region above belongs to Myxocyprinus asiaticus isolate MX2 ecotype Aquarium Trade chromosome 23, UBuf_Myxa_2, whole genome shotgun sequence and contains:
- the LOC127413500 gene encoding collagen alpha-1(XXIII) chain-like encodes the protein MEDTKLRVSPQSNHGRTCVEHPWQKRLWTNWKDVYGTCVCTALCLISFGVCVLLYLKTSDLQSRVLSLEKDRDPRVSGWISLEQVEPVFWSRIDQILEEKLAARLPKIRTARDASHSCLCPPGSPGLRGKKGREGDPGPPVSRRDAFVDWIVVM